The sequence TGGGGCCGCGATAACCTCGCAGATCCTGGTCAAAAACAATATTGAAAAGGGAGAGCTTGTGGCTCCATTTGGGTTTGTGCCGATCGATCGCTCGATCCACATGTTCATCAATGAACACGCGCGAAATGTGACCGCTGTTAAAGAGTTTCGGAGCTGGGTACTCTCAGAAATACTCACCCGGGATGATCTGGTTTCGCATTCTAAAGGCGCAACTCGAGAGGCCGAGCAGTCACTGTTGGCGTCAGTCCGTTGATAGTCAGGGCAACAAGGCAGACCTTTCACGGATGAGGGACCGGAAATCCGTGGCGCATGGCTAAAAGCTGGAGGATCGAACACGGATCGGTGACATAGGCGAACCCGTTCGCGTACTTCGCGCTCTTCGGCGTAGGACTTCCCTTATCGAAAATGAGAACCGGCGCTGACTGATGATCCTGGCCGAGCCTCTCGATGAGAGCGGCTCGTGGCTTGGCCCACGCAATTCGAAAAACATCGAGTCTCGTAGCGCAGCTTGGAAACGCGGACAGCACCCCTTCCAGCAGCGAGCATTGCCAGCAACAGAATTGCTGTCCGGGAAATGCAGGATCTGAAAAAGGTTGTTCTAAAAGAAACAGCTGATCTTTTGGCATCATGTTGATCTCGGATCTATCGATCGACAGGACACGAAACTTGAGGATGCCCAGATCTGACGATGGCGAAGATCGCAACGGCAAAAGCGAGAAATGCGCTAGCCGCGCATATCAGCACGATAATGCCGAAAGGGAGCCGATCACCCAAAAGAGACACAACGATGCCATTTCCCATGGCACCGCTACAGGTACAACATTGAAATAGACCGGAAAGGCGACCGGCTCGATCCAGAGACACCGTCGAAACCATGTGCGTGTGAGCGGCAACCGCAAATATTTGGCCGAAGCCAAGCATTGCGCTGCTTGACGCGATCACCACCGACAGCCCAGCATCGAGTGACATGACCGCAAGGCATGTGGCGAGCAGCAATGCGGCCCCTGCGATGGTTGGCAAAGCCCCCATCCAGTTGAAGATCGGCTTGGCGGCTAGGGTTCCCAGCAGGGCCAAAACGCCATTGATCAACACGATACTCAGTAGAACACCTTTGTCCAGAACTCCTCCGGCTGTGGCGCGTATTGCCGGATAAACATTGATGATGCCCGCGCCGAGATTGAGAAGAACGACCGCAAAGAATGCGGGATAGAGCGGTGCCAAATCCAGGATGGTTCCGGACGACGACGACGTTTCAGACGCTGACCGAAGCCTTTTGAAATGCTGCTTGACGGCAAAGAGCATCATCAGGGATAGGCAGACCGCCAATAAGTTGAGCGCTAGAACGCCTCGCAAATGCAACTTCTCAGCTAATGCGGCACCTGCAAACATTCCGAGCAGATAGGTAAGCCAATCGATATTGGCGATGTTGCGCAGCACTGAAATCATGCGGCCTTCTGACATGGTTCGACGGAAGAACGATACTTCTGCGGAGAGGTGGACGGGCTGGACCAAGCTCAGGACGGCCATGCAAGCATAGCTCAAAATGGCATCGGGCCCGTCCACGTAGAAGATGGACAGCAGCGCGCATATTCGCACTGCATTGACGATCATCATGGCGGTGATCGGATCACTTCTGTCGACTAGCGGGGATAAGAAGAGGCTCCCAAAGATGATAGGAGCAAACATGACCGCAACGCCAGCACCGGCGGCACTCATACCGGATTGAACGAGGTCGATCAGGATGCCTATTCGGAAAGCCCAGCTGCCGATCTGAATCATCAGATGCGACAGATAGACCAGCTGCCGTGCGCTCGCCTCACTCATTATGACCTAGCTCAGCCGATAAACGCGAGTGGATATCGCTTGATACAGAAGCGAGGATGACGCAGGTCCTTGTGCTCGAGGATCGCCGCGACAAGCCCGCGAGAGCATCGCGAGCGGTCTGCGAGTTTCGCCAGACATTGGCCCAGAGCCTCCTTGACGAATAGCTACATCCCTGTCGAACCGTGTTGCACGCCGCCTTAGTGCGACGGCAAGCAGGCTGTGAGCAGCACGCTCATGATGCTCAAGGGGAGGACGCAGGCGCTTTGTCCCGCCGCGAAGCCAGATCCGCTTGCAGCCTCGCCTGAATATGCTCACGGGTGAGGAGGTAGTCTGGATCTCCCCCGATCTCAACAGCGACCGTCGCGTGGTTCAGTGACATGTCTAGCTGGCCATCGTTGAAGTACTCTATGGCGAGGTTGTTGTGTGTGAGCGCATGCCTAGGGTCTATTTCGAGGGCTCGAAGATAGTGCGCGATGCTCTCGTTCGCCTTGCCGAGCTCCGAATAGACGAGGCCAAGATTACTTAGCAGATCAGCGCTTTTGTAATTGATCTCGGCTGCTGCTAGATATGACGCCAGAGCCGCTTTCGGGCTGTCTTGCCGCATCAAGATGTTGCCCTTCTCGAAGTGAGCTCGCCATTCCTTTGGCTTGATAACAAGCGTTCTTTCGAGATCGGCCATAGCCCAAGCGGCATCTCCCATTCTGTTGCGGAGTGCGGCCCTGTTAAGATAGGCCTCATAATAGGGTGGGCAAAGCTCAATGGCGCGCGCATATGCCTCTAGAGCATCAGCTTCCCTTCCCGGTACTTTCGAAAGCAGGTTTCCTAGGTCATTATGATACTCTCCGTAATAAGGATCGTACGCGATAGCCTCGCGCAGTTGCTTTTCGGCACGAGAAAGATCATCGACGAGTTCATAGACCTGACTGGTATTGTAGATAAGAATTGACTTGTGAAGCTTGAAGCGCTTTTCGCCATAAACCTCCAGCATCTTGCCATGGCCATCCGCGCATAGGGCAAGCGCCTCGTCGTACCTTTTCTGCTTGGCTTTGATGTAGGCATACGCGTTTTCTGCAAACACTTTGATATAATGATATTTGTCCTGATCTTTGAAATCCCGTTCGATTGTCTCCAGATTGCGCACCGCATACTGTTCGGCCACCGTAAGGTTGACCGGCTGCTGATACCGTCCATACGTCATTGATTGGGCATAGAGGACGGTCGGTGTATATTGGCTCTTTGGGAAAATCTTGTGGAATTCATCCAGATAAGGAACCGACACTCGCCCGCACCCGAGCGAGTACAGCACAAAGGCCGCACCGATGAAGGCGGCGTTCACCGGAGCGTCTCCCGATCCGTAGGCACGAAGCTCAGGATCAGCCAGACTTTCGCCGAAGTAGGCAAACCAGAGATCATACAGGCCAATGCTCTGGAGGATCCCACTCGGTTCTGCGAGCAATTCCAGCCGCTTGTACTTGTCTCGTACTGCGAGCGCATGAATCATGACGAGCGGCGCTTCGCCCGCCTTATAACGATCCAGGCAAGCGCGGTGCAGTTGCTCATGAAGGTGATCTGCCGTCGCGTGCTCGAATACTGCATAGTTCCGTTGCGCAATCAAATCAGGCGTCGTGCAATCTGACTCGATGTACGATTTGAGAAGACTGTGCCGTTCGCCGATGTTGAGGCTGGCTAGATAGAGGTCTACGATCGCAATCGGGTCGAGATAGCCGATGACCGGCAATCCGGCCGCCTCACATG comes from Bradyrhizobium sp. CCGE-LA001 and encodes:
- a CDS encoding DUF3088 domain-containing protein, with amino-acid sequence MMPKDQLFLLEQPFSDPAFPGQQFCCWQCSLLEGVLSAFPSCATRLDVFRIAWAKPRAALIERLGQDHQSAPVLIFDKGSPTPKSAKYANGFAYVTDPCSILQLLAMRHGFPVPHP
- a CDS encoding MFS transporter, whose translation is MSEASARQLVYLSHLMIQIGSWAFRIGILIDLVQSGMSAAGAGVAVMFAPIIFGSLFLSPLVDRSDPITAMMIVNAVRICALLSIFYVDGPDAILSYACMAVLSLVQPVHLSAEVSFFRRTMSEGRMISVLRNIANIDWLTYLLGMFAGAALAEKLHLRGVLALNLLAVCLSLMMLFAVKQHFKRLRSASETSSSSGTILDLAPLYPAFFAVVLLNLGAGIINVYPAIRATAGGVLDKGVLLSIVLINGVLALLGTLAAKPIFNWMGALPTIAGAALLLATCLAVMSLDAGLSVVIASSSAMLGFGQIFAVAAHTHMVSTVSLDRAGRLSGLFQCCTCSGAMGNGIVVSLLGDRLPFGIIVLICAASAFLAFAVAIFAIVRSGHPQVSCPVDR
- a CDS encoding tetratricopeptide repeat protein, whose translation is MIELIQHRIAPVITSSVEVNPITIVKAEAGMAPVPTIKSALASSSSDFSVTDGDWRTGGYLAGLQKLIDAELRWAAENRPKLVEAAQQSLKRLFPLLECDAFTVPKDLTNTSSREERTRFYHHEYQNKLLVGLAEFLLKCARERNERHIIVIDHADALSNSTKNLIKLLVRLDDDARLFRFVLIDYEQRLYFPNANEVHFGRYSWQELAPILGRDPAVEKQRQIYEASGGNPLIAEALSTCEAAGLPVIGYLDPIAIVDLYLASLNIGERHSLLKSYIESDCTTPDLIAQRNYAVFEHATADHLHEQLHRACLDRYKAGEAPLVMIHALAVRDKYKRLELLAEPSGILQSIGLYDLWFAYFGESLADPELRAYGSGDAPVNAAFIGAAFVLYSLGCGRVSVPYLDEFHKIFPKSQYTPTVLYAQSMTYGRYQQPVNLTVAEQYAVRNLETIERDFKDQDKYHYIKVFAENAYAYIKAKQKRYDEALALCADGHGKMLEVYGEKRFKLHKSILIYNTSQVYELVDDLSRAEKQLREAIAYDPYYGEYHNDLGNLLSKVPGREADALEAYARAIELCPPYYEAYLNRAALRNRMGDAAWAMADLERTLVIKPKEWRAHFEKGNILMRQDSPKAALASYLAAAEINYKSADLLSNLGLVYSELGKANESIAHYLRALEIDPRHALTHNNLAIEYFNDGQLDMSLNHATVAVEIGGDPDYLLTREHIQARLQADLASRRDKAPASSP